The DNA window CCCCTCTGCTAACCCCATATTCTCTTCCTTTCCACATGCACGCTTTCTTAACTGTTAAACGatgtatattttgcaaaagaaattctataggaaagttgctttaaaaattatattaatccattttatatatttttataattaataattatttaatcatatactaatctattactacgtttttcacgccggataactaacactCCTTTACTCACAAAAGAACGCGGCCTGAGGCAGTTTAGTGGAACTGGTTTGGACAATTTAGGGAGTTACATGTCTGGTTTATGACCGAGGGATGTAATTTGGATTCAGATGAGAATTGAGGGAGGCAAAATGACCTTATCTCTTATTCCACAAGAAATCGCCTCTGCGAGAACGGCCGGGCCATGGGCTGGAGCTCGCCGGCCCGGCCCAACAAACAGCCAGCCGTATATAAAGGGAACGCAATGATATCCGTCCATCCATCCGACTCCTGCCGCGCCAGCCTCGTTTAGGGTTTccctcgtccgccgccgccgcgcctagcatcaaagcagcagcagcagcggccaTGGCGGAGGTGGAGCTCCCGCAGCAGGAGGTCAAGCTCTTCAACCGCTGGTCCTTCGAGGACGTCCAGGTCTGTACTCCCTTCCCCCCCTCTCTCAGCTCTCCGTCCTCCTTGGGGTTTGGCGGCTAACAGGCGGCGGGATGGGCGGGCGCAGGTGAACGACATCTCGCTGGCGGACTACCTGGCGGTGTCGGCGACGAAGCACGCGACGTACCTGCCGCACACGGCGGGGAGGTACTCGGCGAAGCGGTTCCGGAAGGCGCAGTGCCCCATCGTGGAGCGCCTCACCAACTCGCTCATGATGCACGGCCGCAACAACGGCAAGAAGATCATGGCCGTCCGCATCGTCAAGCACGCCATGGAGATCATCCACCTGCTCACCGACGCCAACCCCATCCAGGTCATCATCGACGCCATCATCAACAGGTATCCATCCATTCGTGTGCTTGCCCCTGTTCCCCTTCCGAACCAGAAGTTTCGGCAGATTTTGTTGAATACCAGTCCAAATGTGCCTTCATCGGCCTTTCGTCGCGGCCATTTGGGGCGGATCTAGGGTTTTTGAACTTTTGAGTCAAAGAGATATCActgactaataaaaaaataaagtagctTACATTATATTTCTAAGTAGAAAAGACCAGTTTTTGTAGAAACTTTAATGAaacataaaaacttttattcacCGTGCAGTAATGTTTATATACCTAATTATTCTTCATTGTTATATTATAAACctaataaaagaaaagcagCATGGCATTCCACCTAGctaatttatttgttcaacTAAGCAGGTTGATTCTAGCATATCACCAAACAGAACTATGAGAAGTGAATTGAGTAAATAAAGGAAGATAGGTCGCTGCACGTGTAATCCTAACAATAGCAAAATTCTTTTGCTTTCCCGAAAACAATGTATTGGTTTACTAGCTGTTAATGCATGAGCCGTAGTAATTGGTTGGTCTAATGGGGTCAGTGAGCTTTTACTGATGGGGTCATTGGCTAAAAACAGAGAGCATCATGTGGAATTTGCAAAATGTCATCAGTGTCACTGGACACCGGTGAGAATACTGTAGATCCAAAGTTTACTGCTAATGATAAACCGTAGAGTCATGCGATTTCTTCAATTAAGGTACTCATTTGATCACTGAAAACGACAATAAATCGTTTTTTCAATAGCGTTTGCACATCTCTAAAGGCATTTTGTACTTATTGAGTTAGCAGTAAACTAAAAGTGACAtgttcaaagaaaaaatatgactgcacaaaaaaaaaaggtccatGAGATTCACTTAATGACCCTTCAGAAAGTTCAAGCCCTTAAATTTACACTAAGATTCACTTATAATCCCTAAAAAACAAAGAGGTATAGAAGAAAGTATAGAAGTATAGAAGAAAGTACACTAAAATCTGACAATGGCATAACGACTCAGATAGAGGTTTCAGATGCACGAAacaatattaaaaaagttcaaattctGAGAAAGAACTTTAGCTACTAATCCACAGAAATGTTATAGGATTGTGAATTGTGCTGCTGTGCTTCTTGCATCCCTGTGACATGCTAACAGGTGATCAGTGCAAGGAAGTAGAGGCAGGAGTGTTATAGGATTGTTTTACATCGAAGTCATATTTTGAAGTATTTTGAAATCTTAAAATTCCAGTAGGCATTTTCAAAGAGGCAATTGTTGTGtggcatatataaaatttcgcCCCTCTTTAAGCAATAGTGTTTTCCTCCTTTCTGTTGTATCTgttgtatgtatttttattctgATACTGTTGACTGTTGTTTCCA is part of the Oryza brachyantha chromosome 11, ObraRS2, whole genome shotgun sequence genome and encodes:
- the LOC102713951 gene encoding 40S ribosomal protein S5: MAEVELPQQEVKLFNRWSFEDVQVNDISLADYLAVSATKHATYLPHTAGRYSAKRFRKAQCPIVERLTNSLMMHGRNNGKKIMAVRIVKHAMEIIHLLTDANPIQVIIDAIINSGPREDATRIGSAGAVRRQAVDISPLRRVNQAIYLLTTGARESAFRNIKTIAECLADELINAAKGSSNSYAIKKKDEIERVAKANR